The proteins below come from a single Vicugna pacos chromosome 13, VicPac4, whole genome shotgun sequence genomic window:
- the RLF gene encoding zinc finger protein Rlf translates to MADGKGDAAAAAGAGAEAPAPAGAADGPETESMARGHSPSSPAPGASGLRPCLWQLETELREQEVSEVSSLNYCRSFCQTLLQYASNKNASEHIVYLLEVYRLAIQSFASARPYLTTECEDVLLVLGRLVLSCFELLLSVSESELPCETWVLFLQSLQESHDALLEFGNNNLQILVHVTKEGVWKNPILLKILSQQPVETEEVNKLIAQEGPFFLQMRIKHLLKSNCIPQATALSKLCAESKEISNVSSFQQAYITCLCSILPNEDAIKEIAKVDCKEVLDIICNLESEGQDNTAFVLCTTYLTQQLQTASVYCSWELTLFWSKLQRRIDPSVDTFLERCRQFGVIAKTQQHLFCLIRVIQTEAQDAGLGVSILLCVRALQLRSSEDEEMKASVCKTIACLLPEDLEVRRACQLTEFLIEPSLDGFNMLEELYSQPDQKFDEENAPVPNSLRCELLLALKAHWPFDPEFWDWKTLKRHCHQLLGQEASDSDDDLSGYEMSINDTDVLESFLSDYEEGKEDKQYRRRDLTDQHKEKRDKKPIGSSERYQRWLQYKFFCLLCKRECIEARILHHSKMHMEDGIYTCPVCIKKFKRKEIFVPHVMEHVKMPPSRRDRSRKKLLLKGSQKGICPKSPSATLEQSQSLNEQAKGESHEYVTFSKLEDCHLQDRDLYPCPGTDCSRVFKQFKYLSVHLKAEHQNNDENAKHYLDMKNRREKCTYCRRHFMSAFHLREHEQVHCGPQPYMCVSIDCYARFGSVNELLNHKQKHDDLRYKCELNGCNIVFSDLGQLYHHEAQHFRDASYTCNFVGCKKFYYSKIEYQNHLSMHNVASSNGDVKKSVKLEEPAAGEKQDCADQPHLLDQTDKSHLPEDLLFCSGSASSQIETAENLKENSDSNSSDQLSHSSSASMNEELIDTLDHSETMQDILLSHEKVFVPSSLKEKCSNVAVCFDGTKFTCGFDGCGSTYKNAKGMQKHLRKVHPYYFKPKKIKTKDLFPCLGNEHNQTTEKFDAEPKPSSDTNSDSPDEGLDHNIHTKCKREHQGYSSEASICASKRPCTEDTMLELLLRLKHLSLKNSITHGSFSGSLQGYPSSGAKSLQGVSPISDLNFQNQDENMPSQYLAQLAAKPFFCELQGCKYEFVTREALLMHYLKKHNYSKEKVLQLTMFQHRYSPFQCHICQRSFTRKTHLRIHYKNKHQIGSDRVTQKLLDNEKCDHEGPCSVDRLKGDCSAELGGDPNSNSEKPHCHSKKDECSSETDLESSCEETESKTSDISSPVGSHREEGEGREGRGSRRTVAKGNLCYILNKYHKPFHCIHKTCNSSFTNLKGLIRHYRTVHQYNKEQLCLEKDKARTKRELVKCKKIFACKYKECNKRFLCSKALAKHCSDSHNLDHIEEPKVLSEAESVARFSCNQPQCPAVFYTFSKLKHHLMEQHNIEGEIHSDYEIHCDLNGCGQIFTHRSNYSQHVYYRHKDYYDDLFRSQKVANERLLRSEKVCQTAHAQGHEHQTTRRSFNAKAKKCGLIKEKKAPISFKTRAEALHMCVEHSEHTQYPCMVQGCLSVVKLESSIVRHYKRTHQMSSAYLEQQMENLVVCVKYGTKIKEEPPSEAEPCIKKEEDRSCESELTKHSHSPGDSNIPVQTADSLHPGERDGGQKGCTESNPVFDANTLLYRGTLKCNHSSETTLEQCNIVQPPPCKIENSIPNPSGTESGTYFTSFQLPLPRIKDPETGQQSSGQENTVKISTHVPKENFRKHPQPRSFDLKTYKPMGFESSFLKFIQESEEKDDDFDDWEPSEHLTLSNSSQPSNDLTGSVMANTTVNDNDPEVDIPHSSSDSAIHENLTAIPPLIVAETATVPSLENLRVVLDKALTDCGELALKQLHYLRPVVVLERSKFSTPILDLFPTKKTDELCVGSS, encoded by the exons gaGTCACATGATGCATTATTGGAATTTGGGAATAATAACCTGCAAATATTGGTTCATGTTACCAAGGAGGGGGTGTGGAAAAACCCTattcttcttaaaattctgtCTCAACAGCCAGTAGAAACAGAGGAAG tcAATAAGTTGATTGCACAAGAAGGACCTTTCTTTCTACAAATGCgaataaaacatttgttgaaaTCTAACTGCATTCCCCAGGCTACTGCTTTATCAAAACTATGTGCAGAATCTAAAGAAATTTCAAATGTGTCATCTTTTCAGCAAGCCTATATCACATGCTTATGTTCCATTCTTCCTAATGAAGATGCTATTAAGGAG ATTGCAAAGGTCGACTGCAAAGAAGTACTAGACATCATATGTAATCTGGAATCCGAGGGTCAGGATAACACAGCATTTGTTCTTTGTACGACTTACCTTACCCAGCAGCTCCAAACTGCAAGTGTATATTGTTCTTG GGAATTGACTCTCTTTTGGAGTAAACTGCAAAGAAGAATCGACCCTTCTGTAGACACTTTTTTGGAGCGCTGTCGCCAGTTTGGTGTCATAGCTAAAACACAGCAGCATTTATTTTGCCTGATTAGAGTTATACAAACTGAA GCACAAGATGCTGGACTCGGGGTGTCGATTTTACTGTGTGTCAGAGCTCTTCAACTCAGATCAAGTGAGGATGAAGAAATGAAGGCATCAGTTTGTAAAACAATTGCTTGTCTTTTACCTGAAGATTTAGAAGTTAGACGAGCCTGTCAACTCACAGAATTCTTAATTGAACCCAGTTTGGATGGATTTAATATGTTGGAAGAACTGTATTCACAACCAGATCAAAAATTTGATGAAGAAAATGCACCAGTTCCAAATTCTCTCCGATGTGAGCTTTTATTAGCTTTAAAAGCCCACTGGCCTTTTGATCCTGAATTTTGGGACTGGAAAACTTTAAAACGACACTGCCACCAACTTCTGGGACAAGAAGCCTCAGATTCTGATGATGATCTAAGTGGCTATGAAATGTCTATCAACGACACAGATGTTTTGGAGTCATTTCTCAGTGACTATGAGGAAGGTAAAGAAGATAAACAATATAGAAGAAGAGATCTGACAGATCAGCATAaggagaaaagagacaaaaaaccCATTGGTTCTTCTGAAAGATACCAGAGGTGGCTTCAGTataaatttttctgtttgttatgTAAGCGGGAATGTATAGAGGCCAGGATTCTTCACCATTCTAAGATGCATATGGAAGATGGAATTTACACTTGTCCAGTTTGTATTAAAAAgttcaagagaaaagaaatattcGTTCCTCATGTGATGGAACATGTGAAAATGCCACCAAGCAGAAGGGACCGCTCTAGAAAGAAATTGCTGTTGAAAGGTTCTCAAAAGGGAATTTGTCCCAAGAGCCCCTCTGCAACCCTGGAGCAGAGTCAGTCATTGAATGAACAAGCCAAAGGAGAGTCTCATGAATATGTCACATTCAGCAAATTAGAAGACTGCCACCTGCAAGACCGAGATTTGTACCCATGTCCTGGCACAGACTGTTCCCGTGTGTTTAAGCAGTTTAAATACTTAAGTGTGCATCTTAAAGCTGAACACcaaaataatgatgaaaatgCCAAGCACTACTTGGATATGAAAAATAGAAGAGAGAAGTGTACTTATTGTCGACGACATTTCATGTCCGCTTTTCACCTGCGAGAGCATGAACAAGTACATTGTGGTCCTCAGCCTTATATGTGTGTCTCTATAGATTGCTATGCTAGGTTTGGATCAGTGAATGAACTGCTTAACCACAAACAGAAACATGATGATCTGCGTTACAAATGTGAATTAAATGGCTGCAATATTGTTTTCAGTGACTTGGGACAGCTTTACCACCATGAAGCACAACACTTTAGGGATGCATCTTACACATGCAACTTTGTTGGCTGTAAGAAGTTCTACTATTCCAAAATTGAATACCAGAATCACCTCTCCATGCATAATGTTGCAAGTTCAAATGGGGACGTGAAGAAATCAGTGAAACTTGAGGAGCCTGCAGCAGGTGAAAAGCAAGATTGTGCTGATCAGCCCCACCTACTTGACCAAACTGATAAATCACATTTACCAGAGGATCTTCTTTTCTGTTCAGGATCAGCTAGTTCTCAAATAGAAACtgcagaaaatctgaaagaaaacagCGACAGTAATTCTAGTGATCAGTTAAGTCATAGCTCTTCAGCTTCCATGAATGAAGAGTTAATTGACACACTGGATCACTCTGAAACCATGCAAGATATATTATTATCTCATGAGAAAGTCTTTGTGCCctccagtttaaaagaaaaatgttccaaCGTGGCAGTGTGTTTTGATGGGACTAAGTTTACGTGTGGTTTCGATGGCTGTGGTTCCACGTACAAAAACGCAAAAGGGATGCAGAAGCATCTAAGGAAGGTTCATCCATACTATTTCAAACCCaaaaagataaagacaaaagATCTGTTTCCCTGTTTGGGTAATGAACATAATCAAACAACTGAAAAGTTTGATGCAGAACCAAAACCCAGCTCAGATACAAACAGTGACTCCCCAGATGAAGGTCTAGATCACAATATTCATACTAAATGTAAACGAGAGCATCAAGGTTATTCCTCCGAagcctccatttgtgcttctaaAAGGCCATGTACAGAGGATACCATGTTGGAACTTCTGTTACGCTTGAAACATTTAAGCTTGAAAAACTCAATAACACATGGATCTTTCTCAGGGTCATTGCAGGGGTACCCATCCAGTGGTGCTAAGTCTCTTCAAGGGGTGTCACCTATCTCAGACCTTAATTTTCAGAATCAAGATGAAAATATGCCAAGTCAGTACCTTGCGCAGTTGGCAGCTAAGCCTTTTTTCTGTGAGCTTCAAGGATGCAAATATGAATTTGTGACCAGAGAGGCTTTGTTAATGCATTACCTTAAAAAACATAactattcaaaagaaaaagtCCTTCAGTTAACCATGTTTCAACATCGATATTCCCCATTCCAGTGTCATATCTGCCAGAGGTCATTTACAAGAAAAACACACCTTAGgattcattataaaaataaacatcagatTGGCAGTGATAGAGTAACTCAAAAACTGTTAGATAATGAAAAATGTGATCACGAAGGCCCATGCTCAGTAGACAGGTTGAAAGGTGACTGTTCTGCAGAACTTGGAGGTGATCCCAACAGTAACTCTGAGAAGCCACACTGTCATTCTAAAAAAGATGAATGCAGTTCAGAAACAGATCTGGAGTCATCTTGTGAAGAAACGGAGAGTAAAACATCTGATATTTCATCACCAGTAGGTAGCcatagagaagaaggagaaggaagagaggggaggggtaGCAGGAGAACTGTTGCTAAAGGAAATCTTTGCTATATTTTGAATAAATACCACAAACCATTCCATTGTATCCATAAAACTTGCAACTCCTCCTTCACCAATCTAAAAGGCCTGATTCGCCATTACAGAACTGTACATCAGTACAACAAAGAGCAGTTATGTTTAGAGAAAGACAAAGCAAGAACCAAAAGGGAACTTGTCAAATGTAAAAAGATATTTGCTTGCAAATACAAGGAATGTAACAAACGCTTCCTGTGTTCCAAAGCTCTTGCCAAGCACTGTAGTGACTCTCACAACTTAGACCACATTGAAGAGCCCAAAGTGCTTTCTGAAGCTGAATCAGTGGCCAGGTTTTCCTGTAACCAGCCTCAGTGCCCTGCTGTTTTTTATACGTTCAGCAAGTTGAAGCACCACTTGATGGAACAGCATAATATTGAAGGAGAAATACATTCAGATTATGAAATTCATTGTGATCTTAATGGCTGTGGCCAGATTTTCACCCATCGAAGTAATTATTCTCAACATGTATATTACCGACATAAGGACTATTACGATGATCTGTTTAGAAGCCAGAAAGTGGCAAATGAAAGGCTACTAAGGAGTGAAAAGGTGTGTCAAACAGCTCACGCTCAGGGGCATGAACATCAGACTACCAGGAGATCGTTTAATGCTAAGGCTAAGAAGTGTGGcttaattaaagaaaagaaagctccAATTAGTTTTAAAACAAGAGCTGAAGCTCTCCATATGTGTGTGGAGCATTCTGAGCACACACAATACCCCTGCATGGTCCAAGGATGCTTATCTGTGGTGAAGTTGGAGAGCAGCATAGTGAGGCATTACAAACGTACCCATCAGATGAGTAGTGCCTACTTAGAACAACAGATGGAAAATCTTGTCGTTTGTGTTAAGTACGGTACCAAAATTAAGGAGGAGCCCCCTTCTGAAGCAGAGCCCTgtataaagaaagaagaagataGAAGCTGTGAATCAGAGCTCACAAAGCACAGCCATTCCCCAGGTGACAGTAACATACCTGTCCAGACCGCTGATTCCCTTCATCCGGGTGAAAGGGATGGAGGTCAGAAAGGATGTACAGAAAGCAACCCAGTTTTTGATGCAAATACTCTGCTCTACAGAGGAACTTTGAAGTGCAACCATAGTTCAGAAACCACTTTGGAACAATGTAATATAGTTCAGCCGCCTCCTTGTAAAATAGAAAATTCCATACCTAATCCCAGTGGGACTGAAAGTGGGACTTACTTCACAAGTTTCCAGCTGCCTTTACCAAGGATCAAAGACCCAGAAACTGGGCAGCAAAGTTCAGGGCAAGAAAACACTGTAAAAATTTCAACCCATGtcccaaaagaaaattttaggaaGCATCCACAGCCCCGGTCATTTGATTTGAAGACTTACAAACCTATGGGATTCGaatcttcatttctgaaatttattcAGGAAAGTGAAGAGAAAGATGATGACTTTGATGATTGGGAACCTTCAGAGCACTTAACATTAAGTAATTCTTCACAACCCAGTAATGACTTAACAGGGAGTGTTATGGCAAATACTACGGTAAATGACAATGACCCTGAAGTTGACATACCTCATTCTTCCAGTGACTCTGCAATTCATGAGAACCTGACAGCAATCCCACCTTTAATAGTAGCTGAGACAGCAACAGTTCCTTCCTTGGAAAACCTGAGGGTCGTATTGGACAAAGCATTAACAGACTGTGGAGAACTTGCCTTAAAACAGCTTCATTATCTTCGGCCAGTGGTTGTCCTTGAAAGATCTAAGTTTTCCACACCAATTTTAGACTTGTTTCCAACAAAAAAGACAGATGAGCTTTGTGTAGGAAGTTCCTAA